TGGGCCCTTGGCGGCCCAGCTGGCGCTCATCGCTCGGGGGAAGCCCAATGCGATGACGTTGCGGCTGAGCGGCAACACCTTTCTGCTCTCCACCCAGCCGGTGCGCCTGTCTGGCGGTGGCGCCCTGCTGCGCTACATGGAGGATTTCACCGCCGATGTGAGGCGGCAGATCAATGCCCAGGACCTGCTGATCGCGGTGGCGGTGCTCACGGCTCTGCTCACCAGTGCGCTGATGCGGCTGGCGTTGGATCGGGGCCTCAGCCCGCTGGGCCGGCTCAGCGCCCGGCTGGAAGACGTGACGTTGCCGAACCAGAGCCTCTCGGCGGAGGGCCTGAAGGTGGACGAGCAACCTCGGGAACTGCAGCAGATCGCCGCCTCCTTCAACGACCTGCTCGACCGGCTGGCCACCTCCTGGGAGCGGCAGACCTCGTTTGCAGATGGCGTGGCTCACGAATTGCGCACGCCGATCACGCTGATCAGTGGGTATGCGCAGCGTCTGCGGCGCCAGATCCCTACCAGCGCCCCGGAGAGCCGGCCTCTGGCTTTGATCGAGAGCGAATCCGCCCGCATGGGACGCCTGGTGACCGACCTGCTCGACATCGCCAGAGACGATGCCGGCCGTTTGGATCTGGCCTTGCGGGAACTGGATCTCGACCAGGAGCTGTTGGAAGCCTATGAACGCCTCACCCTCTACACCACCGGTCGCCTGCGGCTGATCCCCTCAGAAGAGCGGGAGCCGCTGCGGGCCTGGGGTGACGCCGATCGGCTGCAGCAGTGCCTCACCAACCTGGTGGAGAACGCGCTCAAGCACACACCGGTGGGCTGCCCGATCGAGCTGTTCGCCGACGGCAGCCAGCGCGAGGTGGTGGTGCATGTGCGCGACCACGGCCCGGGGGTGCATCCCGGCGACCGACGCCGCATCTTCGATCGGTTCGTGCGAGGGGCACCGGCGAGCGGAGTGCCAGCCAACCTGGTGGGCAGCGGCAGTGGCCTGGGACTCTCGGTGGTGAAGCTGCTGATGGAACGCATGGACGGCACAGCGCGGGTGGCGGAAACCCCGGGCGGCGGCGCCGATTTTCAGCTGAAGTTGCGGCGGATCAGCCCGCACCTGCAGGAGGACCCTCCTTCAGCATGAACCCCACACCTCGCACCGTCTGAATCAAGGTGGGCTGGCCCTCCTGCTCAAGCTTGCGACGCAGGTAACGGATGTAGACGTCGAGCAGGTTGTCGTCGCCGTAGTGGTTGTCGCCCCACACGGTCTGCAGGATCGTTTCGCGCTTGAGCACGCGGTTGGGCTCCGAGAGCAGGCAGAGCAACAGGTCGTACTCACGAACGGTGAGGTTGATCGGGATGCCGTTGCGGGACACCTCGCGGCTGCCGGTGTCGACGCTGAGGTTGCCGAGGCTCACCACCGCGGCGTCGTCGTTGGTGGCTTCTTCGTTGGGGATGGAACGGCGGATCAGGGCCCGCACCCGGGCGAGCAGTTCCTCAAGCGAAAATGGCTTGGTGACGTAGTCGTCGGCGCCGGAATCGAGCGCCTCCACCCGCTCGCGCACGTCATCGCGGGCGGTGAGCATCAGCACGGGGGTTTTGATGCCGCTGCGGCGGATGCGACGGCACACCTCCACGCCTGAAAAATCTGGCAGGGTCCAGTCGAGCATCACCAGATCGAACACCTGGTCGCGAAGCAGCGAGAGGGCGTTCTGACCGCTGTCGGCCTGCTCGAGGCTATAGCCCTCCACCTTCAGCTCCTGGCTGAGAAAGCGGCGCAGTTCGGGATCGTCATCGACGATCAGGACACGATGGTTTTTGGGGTCCACCAGGTCGGTCATCGCAAACAATCCCGTGTTGGTCAGTGTGCCCTGCAAAGGCCTGGCCGGGAGCTCGGCGCTCCACCACGGAAACGTAATGGGTAGCGGCCGCTGCAGTTTGCCGCTGACCGGTGGCTCTCACCCCTTCCTCACCCTATACTCAGTGCATCTTCTCAGTCAGATGCCCTGGCGCTTGTGCTGCTGCTGCCGATGAGCCGGTTGTGATCCCCCTCTCCTTCCCACCCTTGAGCCTGCGGCTGTTCAACGGGCGGCCAGCCGGGCTGTCGGGGCGCATTGCCCGCTGGGGCCTGGTGGTGGTGCTGGCGTACGCGCTCGTGGCCTTGCTCACGCCGCTGCTGGTGCAGGCGGGGATGCTGCCGGATCCAAACGCCGGCCTGGAGAACCCGATCTATGCGGGCCCTTCCCTGGCCCATTGGTGTGGCACCGACCGCCTCGGCCGCGATGTGTGCAGCCGCACCCTGGCAGGCAGCGGCGTGGCCCTGCAGGTGGTGCTGCTGGCGCTGGTGGTGGCGCTCACGATCGGTGTGCCGCTGGGCATGGTGAGCGGCTATCTGGGTGGCCCGATCGATCGGCTGCTGGTGCTGCTGATGGACACGCTCTACACCCTGCCGGTGCTGTTGCTCTCGGTGGTGCTGGCTTTTCTGCTGGGCCGCGGCCTGCCCAATGCAGCGGCGGCGTTGTGTGTGGTGTATGTGCCGCAGTATTTCCGTGTGGTGCGCAACCAAACGGCCCAGGTGAAAGCCGAGCTGTATGTGGAGGCGGCGCGTTCGCTGGGGGCTGGCCCGTTATGGATCCTGCGCCACTATCTGCTGCGCAATGTGATCACCTCGGTGCCGGTGTTGCTCACCCTCAATGCAGCCGATGCAGTGCTGGTGCTGGGCGGGCTTGGATTTCTTGGCCTGGGGTTGCCCGAATCCATTCCCGAGTGGGGCGGTGATCTGCAGCAGGCACTCACTGCAGTGCCTACAGGGATCTGGTGGACGGCGCTTTACCCCGGCTTGGCAATGTTTTTGCTGGTGCTGGGCTTGTCGTTTCTGGGTGAAGGGCTGGAGAGCTGGTTGAGCGGCGAAACCGCCTGATTTTTCCAGTTGTCATCGCCATTTGATGGCGATCAAGGTTTCAGCTCATC
Above is a window of Synechococcus sp. MW101C3 DNA encoding:
- a CDS encoding response regulator transcription factor — encoded protein: MTDLVDPKNHRVLIVDDDPELRRFLSQELKVEGYSLEQADSGQNALSLLRDQVFDLVMLDWTLPDFSGVEVCRRIRRSGIKTPVLMLTARDDVRERVEALDSGADDYVTKPFSLEELLARVRALIRRSIPNEEATNDDAAVVSLGNLSVDTGSREVSRNGIPINLTVREYDLLLCLLSEPNRVLKRETILQTVWGDNHYGDDNLLDVYIRYLRRKLEQEGQPTLIQTVRGVGFMLKEGPPAGAG
- a CDS encoding sensor histidine kinase KdpD, whose translation is MAENPAPRRRRSRASIRRQLQITSLLAILVGYAVLVFSNGLIASKVRRDRHRQTVFEVHQALLRAPVPRSAAEIQARLDQLLTPGLLIWVETAAGKPYKVTQRENTFGLGPLGPLAAQLALIARGKPNAMTLRLSGNTFLLSTQPVRLSGGGALLRYMEDFTADVRRQINAQDLLIAVAVLTALLTSALMRLALDRGLSPLGRLSARLEDVTLPNQSLSAEGLKVDEQPRELQQIAASFNDLLDRLATSWERQTSFADGVAHELRTPITLISGYAQRLRRQIPTSAPESRPLALIESESARMGRLVTDLLDIARDDAGRLDLALRELDLDQELLEAYERLTLYTTGRLRLIPSEEREPLRAWGDADRLQQCLTNLVENALKHTPVGCPIELFADGSQREVVVHVRDHGPGVHPGDRRRIFDRFVRGAPASGVPANLVGSGSGLGLSVVKLLMERMDGTARVAETPGGGADFQLKLRRISPHLQEDPPSA
- a CDS encoding ABC transporter permease, with translation MARWGLVVVLAYALVALLTPLLVQAGMLPDPNAGLENPIYAGPSLAHWCGTDRLGRDVCSRTLAGSGVALQVVLLALVVALTIGVPLGMVSGYLGGPIDRLLVLLMDTLYTLPVLLLSVVLAFLLGRGLPNAAAALCVVYVPQYFRVVRNQTAQVKAELYVEAARSLGAGPLWILRHYLLRNVITSVPVLLTLNAADAVLVLGGLGFLGLGLPESIPEWGGDLQQALTAVPTGIWWTALYPGLAMFLLVLGLSFLGEGLESWLSGETA